The following proteins are co-located in the Rattus norvegicus strain BN/NHsdMcwi chromosome X, GRCr8, whole genome shotgun sequence genome:
- the Dmtf1l gene encoding cyclin-D-binding Myb-like transcription factor 1 — protein MSIFEEVSDSETVQIVSSVFVTENSDKNLMPCQQNEADEMENSIEPLNKRPCLSSEVDSTPCMSAFSFPLPEMEQSFGLVTTTATKIADEEFTKENRMQLQVLQDDKPDKVSPLLMKEESIVSQVWVTGKDAKDALTNQGHKWRQGMWSKEETDILMSNIEKYMNERGVKNPAEIIFKMSKGKRKDFYRSISFGLNRPLFSVYRRVVRMYDDRNHVGKYSPEEIEKLNVLWQKHGNDWITIGAAMGRSPSSVRDRCRLMKDTFNAGKWTKEEEQILGDAVHELTGTEVDKKVTQGVCWATVAQRVGTRSAKQCRAKWLNYLNWKQTGGVEWTRKDEVNLIHRLEKLDVADESEIRWDELANGWESVRSPQWLRSKWWNIKRQITNHKDFAFSVLVKCLQQVYESQNASFMFWENKSGSEESDSNPDISAQQVPFGVTGIEDNKSICPAPVTGLQITLQLVPRSSTESPAGGVDS, from the coding sequence ATGAGTATATTTGAAGAGGTTTCTGACTCAGAAACAGTTCAAATTGTGAGCTCTGTATTTGTTACTGAGAATTCAGACAAGAACCTCATGCCTTGCCAGCAGAATGAAGctgatgaaatggaaaattctaTTGAACCTCTGAATAAGAGGCCTTGTTTGTCCTCTGAAGTTGATTCTACTCCTTGCATGTCAGCTTTTTCATTCCCATTACCAGAAATGGAACAAAGCTTTGGTTTGGTCACAACCACAGCCACAAAGATAGCTGATGAAGAGTTTACTAAGGAAAATAGGATGCAACTTCAGGTTTTACAAGATGACAAACCAGATAAAGTTTCTCCCTTATTGATGAAGGAAGAGTCAATAGTTAGCCAAGTATGGGTCACAGGTAAGGACGCTAAGGATGCTCTAACTAATCAAGGACATAAATGGAGGCAGGGAATGTGGTCCAAGGAAGAAACAGATATTCTGATGAGCAACATCGAAAAGTATATGAATGAACGTGGAGTCAAGAATCCTGCAGAAATCATTTTTAAGATgtcaaaaggtaaaagaaaagatTTCTACAGGTCTATATCATTTGGTCTGAATCGACCATTGTTTTCAGTGTATAGAAGGGTGGTCCGAATGTATGATGACAGAAACCATGTGGGAAAGTACAGCCCTGAGGAAATAGAGAAGCTCAACGTACTCTGGCAGAAGCATGGCAATGACTGGATAACAATAGGGGCTGCCATGGGAAGAAGTCCATCTTCAGTCAGAGACCGGTGTCGACTGATGAAGGATACTTTCAATGCAGGAAAATGGACCAAAGAAGAAGAACAGATACTTGGAGATGCGGTTCATGAGTTGACAGGCACTGAGGTGGATAAGAAAGTCACTCAGGGTGTGTGTTGGGCAACAGTGGCTCAACGAGTGGGTACTCGCTCAGCAAAGCAGTGTCGTGCTAAATGGCTCAACTACCTGAACTGGAAACAGACTGGAGGTGTTGAGTGGACAAGGAAAGATGAAGTCAATCTCATTCACAGGCTAGAAAAGCTTGATGTAGCTGATGAAAGTGAAATTCGCTGGGATGAATTAGCTAATGGATGGGAAAGTGTTCGTTCACCACAATGGCTGCGAAGTAAATGGTGGAACATCAAAAGACAAATTACAAATCACAAGGATTTTGCATTCTCAGTCCTAGTAAAATGTCTCCAACAAGTATATGAAAGTCAGAATGCCAGCTTCATGTTTTGGGAGAATAAATCAGGATCGGAAGAATCAGACAGTAACCCTGATATCAGTGCGCAACAAGTCCCCTTTGGAGTCACAGGTATAGAAGATAACAAATCCATCTGTCCAGCACCTGTGACAGGATTGCAAATTACACTGCAGCTGGTCCCCAGGTCCTCAACTGAATCACCTGCTGGTGGTGTTGACTCTTAA